The stretch of DNA GATTTTCATAGCGCTCTTGGGTCCGCGGGTAAGGGTGTCGATATCCAGACCGAGGTCTTTGTACGCGCTGGGACCTTCCTCAAGAGGAATGACTTTGGTGTAGAAATGACTCATATCCAGAGTGTTTTCCCGGAAAATACGAACGGAAGGCAGCATGGTGTTCTGACCCAGGTACAGGCCGATGATCTTGGTTGCCCAACGGGTAATCTGGTTAGGAACGATGGTGGCGGTGATACTGGAATCCATGCCGAAGGGCAAAATTGTGCCGCCCGGGGTGACGATCTTCAAAGCTTCTTCAAAGCCGTTGCCGGTTGCTTCGATGACGATGTCAGCTTTGCTGCCGTAGGTGAACTCGTTAACCTTTTCTTCCAGGTCGACTTCGTGTGGGTTCCAGGCAGTCAGCCCGCATTGGTGCGCCAGGTCAAGCCGGAAGGGGTCAATCTCGGAAACGGAGACTTTGGCGGCAATGTTTTTGGCAAATTGGGCAAAAAGGTAACCGATGGGACCAAAACCAATCACGTGCACGTAATCGTAGGGCAGCATCTTCAGAGCATTCATGCCATTAACGACGGTTGCTAGGGTTTCCACCTGGGTGCCAGCGACGTCGTCAATTTCATCAGGTAGCACGTAGCATTGCTTTTCCGGGACGATGGTATATTCAGCATAACCGCCGTCACGCATCACGCCCAGGGCGCTGGTTTTGATGTCAACACACTGGCTGGTGAGTCCCATGCGGCAAAAATCACAGAAACCACAGCGAATGTTATTATCAACAGCGACGCGATCACCGATTTTGATATGATGTACGTGGGTGCCAACATCCACGACCTCTCCACAAAATTCGTGACCAAGGACGGTGTCGAGTTTGTAGTGGTGCTTGCCTTCCACGATTTTAAGATCTGTACCGCAGATACCCACGGCTTTAATTTTCAGAACAACATCATCCGGGTCTTTAACCTGGGGAATGGGTCGTTCTTCAAGGACCAGTTTCCCAACGTCTTTCAATACGAGTGCTTTCATTTTTTCCATGACAATTCTCCTTTATCTAAAATAATTTTTGTTGACCAATTAAGCTAAGGGGTTAGCAAAAGGTTGCAAATGTTTAATAAAATGCCTTTCTAAATTTGAGGCATACAGCTCCCGGTTGGATTTGATGATCCTGGCAAAATCAGAATAAAAGCGAAAATGGCCTTCCGGGTCGCGTTCGTTCAGAACTGAGCCAAAGGTGACATGCAATATCTGACGCGCATCAAATTGATCTAAAAGGGCAGGCCAATCTGTGATCTGCTCGGGGTGAGGTGCGTTTTCAAGCTCGCCGAACACGTCATAGCTAACCCGATCGACCGTGTAGCGTTCTCGGGCAAAGCGATAAATTTCTTTGAAGAAATCGACATCAAGCTCCGCAATGGTGCGCAGCGCTTCCAGGTAACTTGTGCCGGCTGTTTTCAGGTGGACCAAGCCGTGTGTCTGTCGCATGGCTGCTTCGTAGACGTTGAACTTGTCGGACCCTGAATGTAAGCTGAGTTTGTAGGGACCAAAGTGACGGGCGACCGCCGCGTGGCGGGCGATATCGGCTTCAAAAGCTTGCGGATCCCCGATATAATCCACGCCTTTGGGGAAATGACCGCAATAGCGGGGCGCCAGGCTGACCCAGTTAACACCCAATCGCCTCAGTTCGCTGGCAATATAGGCATGTTCGAGCATGCTTGTCGGTTGCGCGGTTTCGTCAACAGAGACTTCCAATTCAACGGGGTGGCTGCCCGCGCGATCGATGAGGTGGTGGTACATCCTGGCAACATGCGCCACGGCTTTTCCATATTTCACCACAGCTTTGAGCAGTTGCGCTTCATCAAAGACCAGTTGGTGTCCTTCGATATTGATGGATTTACCCAGCAAACCGCTCGCTTCAGGGCGGATGTCTTCATTTAATAAGGCGGCTAATTCACGCAATGTGGATTGCGAAGCGCTTTCAGCGCGATTGTCCACATGCTCGCCGGGGTCGATGGTGTAAAAGGTGAACCCCGCTTGCAGGCAGGTGTCGATATCCGCTTCAGTTTTCAGATGGTCGGCATCAGCACCAAACCCATCCTGCCAGGATTCTTGGAAGATGCCCCAAACGGCATCATCGATGACCTGCTGGGCGGTGCGACCGGTGCGGTTCATCTCGCGGATGGATTGCTGAGCAAAAATCGGGGCAATTTTTCCGCCTACATCTCGCACGGCACGGATGTGCCCGGGCGTTGCCCAGCCCAGGCGATCGCCCATTCCGGCTGAGGTGCGCAGTCCCAATAAACTGGGATTTAACCAGGGCAGTCTTTTTCTTAGAAGCGCTGTATTATGCGGGGTTTTGGGGGCAATCACCAGGGAATGCGTGTTTTTGGGAATGCGTTCTCCCTGCCAGTCACCCGCGTCGGTTTCGAGAATGGCTAACTTGAGCTCACCACCATCCTGCAAAAGTGCATAAGCTGCATCGTTATCAGTGAACAGGGAGCTTTCAATAATATTTAGACCTTCGAAGTCGTCTCTCACTACGTTTCCTTTTTCCTTGGTTTTGCAGTGGTAGCCCTGACCAACAACTTTCCTTTAAGTACCTTGACGCCCTGTGTGTGACTGCGGAGGTCGGATTCTTCTGAAAGCAAACTCAACAGCAATTGCGCAGCTTCACGCCCAATCTCATATTTTGGCTGGTCGAGGGTTGTCAGTGGGGGCACTGAGAATTCAGAGAAGGCGATATTGTCAAAGCCGGTGACGGAAATCTCATCCGGAACGCGAACGCCAGCCTGGCGGCAGGCTTTTAACGCGCCAATGGCGAGCATATCGTTGAAGCACATCACCGCGGTCGGTGGGTTGGGCAGGCTGAGAAAATAGTTCATGCCCTCGGCGCCCATCTGCAGCGATCCGCCCGGTACATAGTGAATATGATCAGGGGAAACAGACAGACCATGGTATTCCATTTCTTCTTGCAGACCGCTCAACCGGTCGAGGGTGGTTTTCCCTGAATGTGAATTACCCAGATAGGCGATATCCTTGTGACCGAGCTCAATTAAGTGGCGCGCAAGTTGGCGGCTGCCATCGATATCGTCGTGGTAAATGGAGAAATTGTAATGATCAGCAGCCTGGTTATTGACCACAACGATTGGAAATCGATCGGTTGGGAATTGTCGCCAGCGCTCAATGCTCACCGGCGTGGAGCAAATGATGCCACCATCGATGCGCTGCTCGAGCATAGTCTGGACAATTCTTGCTTCTTTGTCTGCGTCATGATTGGAAGAGCCGATAAACAGGCTGTAACCGGCAGCATGGGCGGCGCCTTCGATACCATTTAATACCTCGCTGAAGAAAGGATCTGCAATGCCACTGAGGATCACACCCAAAACATGGGTCCGTTTGGTCTTCAAACTGCGTGCGGCTGCACTGGGCAGATAGTCCAGTTGCTGAGCGGCTTTCCGGATGCGTTCGGCAGTGAGATCTGCGACCAGGGGGCTGCCTCTGAGGGCTCTGGAGACCGTAGAATGGGATACGCCGGTTATTTTTGCGATGGTTTTTATCGTTGTCTCCATATTCACCTTTGCACACGTGTGCAATAACCATAAGTCTACACAAGAATGGATGCTTTGTCAATACTATTTTGAAAATTGCCTTGCAGAAAAAGAATATCTGGTGTAAAATCGACAAATGAAAGTAAACTTTCACAACGTCAACTTTTTGCAAGTCATCTTAAATCAAACGGAGGTCATATGAATCCCAATATTGAAGCCATTTTTCTGGATGTCGGCAACACTTTGCGCATTGTGCTCAATGATCCTGAATTTTCTCAAAAAGCTGCAGAAAATCTACATGCTGCAGTCGGAGCGAAACAGCCCCTGGACGAGTTTATTTCAATGCTTAAAGATCGTTATAAGGTCTATCGAAAACGGGCAAAAACCATCCTGTTGGACGTGAGAGAAACTGAATTGTGGTCAAAATGGATGCTGCCTGATTATCCTGAAGAATTAATCGTTCCACAGGCAAGCAAACTGACCCGCTATTGGCGGGATACTAATGGTCGACGGGTGGCGCGGGAAGGTGTTAAAGAAACCATCATTGAACTTCATCGCCGTGGATATAAATTGGGAATTATTGCCAACACCATTACCGAAACAGAGATTCCGGACTGGATGGAGGAAGACGGGGTCAGGGAATACTTTTCAACAGTTATCCTTTCCTCCATTGTTGCACTTCGAAAACCCAATCCAGAAATATACTTAATGGCAGCGCGGGAAATTGGCGTTGACCCTGCCAAATGCGCTTATCTGGGCGACAATCCTTTGCGGGACATCCAGGGCACCCGGGAGGCTGGATATGGGATGATGATCTTGATTGAAGAACCGGATACCTTGAGGAAAATGCCGGAGGATGTCGTGATTAATCCCGACCGGATCATTACCAGGATCGACGAACTCCTGGACATCTTCCCGCCGAGGAATCAGGATGCCTGAGATTTCTGCGGTCTTTTTTGACCTTGGCAACACCCTTCGATTTGTGGTCAAGGATGAAGCCCACCAGTTGGCTGCCAAACGGCGGATCGCTGAGCTGATCGGTGCAGATGACGATCCAGACACTGTTTATGCCCAATTAAATGAACGCTATCAGGACTATCGAGACTGGGCGTTTGAAACCATGCGCGAAGCTCCGGATGATGAATTATGGACGCGCTGGTTGGTGCCGGAACTTCCCGCAGAAAAGATCGCTCCACTGGGTGAAGAACTGACCTACCAATACCGGCAAGCCAATGGGATACGTGTTTTAGAGCCGGGCGCTGAAGCGGTGATCAAAACGTTGCATCAACGCGGCTATATCCTGGGCATCATCAGCAATTTGATCGGCACACGGGAAATTCCCGAATGGCTTGAAAAAGATGGGCTGGCACAATATTTCAAATCGGTGGTTTTATCCTCGGTTTTGGGCATACGTAAGCCCAACCCTGCTATTTATCACCGTGCGGCTTGGGAAATCGGCGTCAGCCCGGATAACTGCGCCTACATTGGCGACAACCTGAACAGGGATGTGACCGGTACGCATGCGGCAGGTTTTGGTCTTTCGGTGATTATCAATCAACCTGAAAAGCTTGCACAGGTTGAGGTCACAGAAGATAACCAGCCTAATGTTGTTCTGCACAAATTTGAGGATTTACTGACGCTCTTTCCAAAAAGCCCCCAGATTAATCTGGTCGGCTTGCGCGAATTGAGTTAGAAAAAGAAGATAAACACTATGGATAACGAACACGAATTTTACGGAGGCCTGTCAATGGCTGCCGCTGTACAGGAAGCCTACAGCCGTGGGCAGGTCGATTATTCGATGGAACCCCTGGTTCGGGTTGATGATCGTGGCGAACCTGTGGGGTTGATCAAAGATGGCGATGGGGTGATCTTCTGCTGTCGGCGCGGCGAACGCGAAATTGAGCTAACGGAGGCTTTTACCGAAGATGGGTTTTCACATTTTCAACGCGTCCCGTTGAACTTATCTGATTTTGTGATTTTAACGCTCTATCATGATAAATTTCTTCACCTGCCGGTAGCTTTTGCCCCCGACGCAGTTTCAAACACATTGGGTGAGCTGGTCAGCCAGGCTGGAATGAAGCAATTCCGTTGTTCCGAATCGGAGAAATTTGCCCATATCACGGTTTTCCTTAATGGTGGACGTAATGAACCGTTTCCAGGCGAAACCCGCAAGCGGTTCCCTTCTCCGAAAGGTGTAGCCTTTGACCAGGTTCCAGGACTGAGCCTGGCAGAAGTGGCGGATGAACTGATCCGACGCGTTAGCGGTCCGTACAGGCTGATTGTGACCAATTTTGCCAATGGGGATGTGATCGGGCACACATCTAACGATGCAGCAAAAATTGAGTGCGCTGAGATCGTTGATCATCACCTCAACCGGGTGGTGACTGCTGCCCTGGCTGAGGAACTGGTGGTGATCATCACCGCTGACCACGGCAACCTTGAATTGATGCGCACGGACGCGGGCAAAGCACACGTGGCTCATACCTCCAATCTTGTGCCGTTGATCGTGCTTGATAAAAATTCGGATACGGAGCTAATCCCGGAGGACGGTCGCCTTTCAGACCTGGCGCCGACGATCCTGGCGATGCTTGACCTGGATCCGGCTGCTGAAATGACGGGGAAAAACCTTCTGCCGGGGCATGTTTGGGGAGCGGACCGGCGGGTATTGTTGATCATCCTCGATGGTTGGGGCCTGGGCAGGGAAGATGAAACCAACCCCATTCATCTTGCGGATACTCCTTTTTGGGATGCACTGATCAGTCAGCATCCGTATTCAAGACTGTCTGCATCGGGGGAAGCTGTAGGGCTGCAAGCGGGCAAGCCGGGCAATTCTGAGGCGGGTCACAGCAACATTGGCGCAGGGAGGGTGGTACTGCAGGATGACACTCGCCTGGACCTGGCTTTGCGGGATGGCTCTTTCTCCAGCAATCCAGTTTTCCTGAAAGCGATGCAGAAGGTCAAAGCTCGGGGTTCGGCGTTGCATTTGATTGGCTTGTTGAGCGAAAAGAGCTCCCACGGCTCGATTGACTACCCCCTGGCGCTGATTAAAATGGCAAAGGAACAGCAATTAAATGAGGTCTACTTGCATCTGATTTTTGATGGACGCAGTACAGAACCCGGCAGCGCGCCCGTACTGCTGAAAAAATTGGATGAGGAGCTGCGCAAGATTGGATTGGGTCAAATTGTTACCGGGGTTGGGCGCGGGCTGGCGCTCGACCGGGATGGTAATTATGGTAAAGTGCAGTTGGCTTATGAAGCCATGGTGGATGGGATTGGGACGGTATATGCCTGATGGTGAGTGCGATGAACCTTTACGATCAAGAAAAATTCTCCAAAACGCTTTATCAACGGATGGGAGACATTTACCCCGGGGTTAAAACCCTGGCGTTATATGAATTCCAATATTGCCTGAATAACCTGATTCCCGAGGATGGATGGGGTAGCGTGGAATTATCACCCACCTCTGCCATTGAAGCGCAGATCAAGGATCTGAACTTTTACAAAAACATCGAGTTTAAACCGGTTAAGCATGGCAGCATTCAGCTTGATTCGCAGGTGTTGCATTTAACCCGGATGCTGTTGGTTGGGCTGGCTCTGGGCGATTATTTACCCGATTGGGTCAATCAGAATTTCTATTTTGATATTCGTGCTTCCATCTTTTTTGCCCACTCGGTCGATTACCTTCCAGAGCTCAAAGACCGCTTTGGTGGACAGCCCTTTCTACAATTCGAGCAAAAACAACACGAGCTGGAAGTTTTGCACGAGATCGGTTACCGGGAATTCACCCGTGCGAACAAAGAGGTTGACACCGCTTTGATGGAAATTGTGGAGACCCTCACGCGGAAACTTTCACCTCCGCTGTTTTTAACTGTAATCGGTCCAACCGGCGCAGGCAAGACAGAGATCATCTCCCGCATTCGAGAGCATCTGTCAGCCAAGGGCCTGAACCTGGAGACGATCGAAATGGACAATTTTTACAAAGACGGCGCGTTTCGTGAGGGAAAAAAGCTTGACAAGAACTTGATCCATTACGATCTTTTTATCAAAGCCATGCAGGCGATTCGTGCAGGAAATTCAGCAGAGATTCCCAGGTATGATTTTCTAAACACGACATCCTCCCATGACCTCAACAGTCAGCTCAGACCCGGGAAGCAATCGCTGACTATCCACCCGGCGGATATCATCTTTTTAGAAGGAAATTATCCGTTCCATGAGGATGAGGTCGCTGAGCTGGTGGGGATGAAAATTGTTTATATGACCCGTGATGACATTCGGCTAAAACGCAAATGGCGCAGGGATATTGATTTGCGAAAAAAATACGATTCGACCTATTTTGTCAACCGTTATTTTCGCACCCAGTTTATCCGTGCTGTTGAACTGTATCTTCCATTGACGCATGCCTGCGACCTGTTTATTGACACGAGCCAGGCTGCTGTGTGGGTATTGCCTGAACATCAAGCCCTGCTGGCCGATATTCGGAAATAGACTATGAAAAGCTTTTATCAGGATTTGATACGGAAAAATTCCACCAAGATTGTTCTGGTCATTTTAGATGGTTTGGGCGGTTTGCCACGCTTCCCGGGTGGGAAAACCGAACTCGAACAAGCCCATACGCCCAATTTGGATGAATTGGCTGAGCGCTCTTCCCTGGGGCTGACGGTTCCCCTTGCCCCGGGTGTTACCGTCGGCAGCGGCCCCGGACACCTGGCGATATTTGGCTATGACCCGCTTGAAAATGCAATTGGGCGGGGCGCTTTGGAAGCGTTGGGCGTCGATTTTGCCCTGAGACCGGATGATATCGCTGCCCGGGGAAATTTTTGCACACTGGATAAAGATGGCACCATCCTGGATCGACGGGCGGGTCGGTTAGCCAGTGAGAAAAGTGCCAGGCTGGTTGAGCGCCTGCGAGAAATCGAGATTCCGGGAGTGGAGTTTTTCGTTGAACTGGTCAAAGAACATCGTTTTGCTTTCGTCATGCGCAAAGCTGGGCTGGGTGCTAAGCTGAGCAGTTCGGATCCGCTCATCACAGGTGTCCCTCCCTTAGCGGTCAGGGCGCTGGATGACGATTCGAAACAGGCGGCTGAATTGGTCAACGCATTTATTGCGCGAGCGCGCCAGGTGTTAGAGGACGAACAACCCGCCAATGGAATCATGCTACGTGGATTTGCACTGACGCCGGTTATCCCTTCTTTTAAAGAAAGGTTTGGAGTAAATGCGGCTGCCATTGCCGTCAACGGCATGTATCGCGGCGTCGCACGGCTGGCAGGCATGCAGGTGTTGGATGTAAACGGAATCAGCTTGGCGGATGAATTCACGACGCTTGAGGCTGCCTGGGATGCTTTTGACTTTTTCTACCTGCATTTTAAAAAGACGGATACCTGTGGCGAGGCCGGTGACTTTGACGGCAAAGTGCGAGCGATTGAGGAATTCGATCTTTTGCTCCCCCGGCTGCTGGCTTTGAATCCGGATGTGGTGGTGATTGGAGGCGATCACTCTTCGCCGGCAGTGATGAAATCGCACTCCTGGCACCCGGTGCCGCTGCTCTTGTATGCTGCTAACTGCCGATCGGATGGCAGGCGCGAATTTGGTGAACGTGCCTGTGCTGCAGGCAGCCTGGGAGCCATTCCTGCCATGCAGGTGATGCCCCTGGCGATGGCCCATGCCGACCGTTTTGAGAAATTTGGAGCCTGATTTATGGACAATCATCACACGGATCAATCTTTTGTTGACCTACTTTATCAACGCATGGTGGCTGTCAACGCGGCTATTGCTGAAATGGAGGTTTTCGAGTTTGGTTATGGACTTGAAACCCTGGAACCTGAGGATGGATGGCAGTCGGTTGCCCTGGAGCCCTGTGTTGATATCGAGCGCAGGATCAAGGACAGCGCTTTTTTTTACAGTATCGCGCTCAGACCCATGGCGAATGGAAAGCCCGTTATGGACGCGCAGGTGCGCGCTTTGACCCAAACCCTGATGGTTGGACTGGCAACCGGATTTTACACACCTGAATGGGTCCGCCAGTATTTTACTTTTGATGTTCGCGGGTTTTACTTTTTTGTGCGGACCCATTATTACACGGATGAGATCATATCTCGCCTGGGTGGCGCGCCTTATCGGCAATTTGAGCCCAAACAGAAATTGTTTGAAGCCCGACACGCGATCAGTTACAGGGAGTTTATGGAAGCCAATGCCGAGATTGATCGTTGCTTTATGGACCTGGTGATGACACTGGTGGACATTTTAGGTCGACCGGTGATTATTGCGATTGCCGGGCAGACTGGCGCTGGCAAAACTGAAATCACGGCGCGATTAACCGAGTATTTTGTGTCTGCGGGGCAGCGGGTGACAACGGTTGAAATCGATCATTTCCTGCTGGACAGGGACTATCGCGAAGCTCGGGGCATCGACTCCCTTGGGATGAAAGCCCTGCACGGTGATCTGTTCAAATCTTGTTTGCAGGAGGTTCTGCTGGGCAGACGCGTCATCACGCCGAGCTATGATTTTATTTCAGCCATGTCCAGTCACGACGAAATGGGAAGGCGCAGACCTGGATCTCAGGAACAGGTCATTGAGCCCGCTGAAATCATCTTTATGGAAGGGAATTTCCCTTTTATTGACGCAGAAGTCGCCAAACTGATTGGGATTAAAGCCATGTACCTGACCGATGATGATATCCGGCTGAAGCGCAAGTGGCGGCGAGATATGGACTATCGTAAAAAATATGAACGAACTTATTTCTTAAACCGCTATTTTAGAGAGCAATTTATCATGCTGGAGCAGGTTTACCGTCCGCAAATGGCTCATTGCGATCTACTGGTGGATACAACAGCAGCCGCCCTGTGGGCGATTCCTGCTTTGCAAAATCAGCTAAATGGCAGATTTTAACCTTAAAAATTGAAAATAGACTTGCAAGAAACTTGATATTTGGTGTATACTATTACAAATGCAAGAGAAATTTCACAAACTGAATAAATGTTGGGTTCACGGAGCTAAATTTATCTTGAGGAGATAAGATGAATAAAGCCAATGGTGCGCAGGGCTTTAATCTCAACCAATTAATCAGTGATCGTTATCCTGAGCTCACGAAAAGCGAAAAAATTATCGCTAACTTCATCAGGAAGAACCAGGAGGAGGCAGCCTTCCTCTCAGCGGGGGAAATTTCAGAACGCTTGAATCTAAGCGAAGCCACCATCGTGCGATTCGCACGCAAACTTGATTTTGAAAGTTACCCTGCCATGCGGGCTGCATTGCAGGACAACTTTCGCCGACGTGTGACCCACTCTTCACGCCTGCGTGGCCGATTGCAGGATATGGTCTCTGAAGGCGACGTCCTGGAACGGTTAACGGCGACGGAAATCGATTATCTTTCACAGGCCGTTCTTTCCATCGACAGAAATGAAATGAAAAAGGCTGTTGACCTGCTGCGGCAGCATCAACGGATTTTTGTGTTTGGTTTGGGGCCATCGATTCCCCTGGTTGGCTTGATGGAGTTGCGTTTACGGCGTTTCGGTAAGGACATTGTTCCACTCATCTGCTCGGGACGTGAATTAATTGAATCCCTGATCACTTTGCAATCAACAGACCTGGTTTTTGTGATCTGTTTTTTTGATCAAAACCCGGCTTTGCAGTTGTTGTTAGATTACAGTCGACAGGCTGGCTGTAAGACCATCATATTGACCGATACGCTGGGCTCTATTTTGGGTGACTGCGTGGATGTGGTCCTGGCAGCACAACGAGGTCCTGTGGGTGAATTTCACTCCCTGGTGGTGCCAATGACTGTAATCAAC from Brevefilum fermentans encodes:
- a CDS encoding zinc-dependent alcohol dehydrogenase: MEKMKALVLKDVGKLVLEERPIPQVKDPDDVVLKIKAVGICGTDLKIVEGKHHYKLDTVLGHEFCGEVVDVGTHVHHIKIGDRVAVDNNIRCGFCDFCRMGLTSQCVDIKTSALGVMRDGGYAEYTIVPEKQCYVLPDEIDDVAGTQVETLATVVNGMNALKMLPYDYVHVIGFGPIGYLFAQFAKNIAAKVSVSEIDPFRLDLAHQCGLTAWNPHEVDLEEKVNEFTYGSKADIVIEATGNGFEEALKIVTPGGTILPFGMDSSITATIVPNQITRWATKIIGLYLGQNTMLPSVRIFRENTLDMSHFYTKVIPLEEGPSAYKDLGLDIDTLTRGPKSAMKIVMIP
- a CDS encoding HAD family hydrolase; the encoded protein is MNPNIEAIFLDVGNTLRIVLNDPEFSQKAAENLHAAVGAKQPLDEFISMLKDRYKVYRKRAKTILLDVRETELWSKWMLPDYPEELIVPQASKLTRYWRDTNGRRVAREGVKETIIELHRRGYKLGIIANTITETEIPDWMEEDGVREYFSTVILSSIVALRKPNPEIYLMAAREIGVDPAKCAYLGDNPLRDIQGTREAGYGMMILIEEPDTLRKMPEDVVINPDRIITRIDELLDIFPPRNQDA
- a CDS encoding LacI family DNA-binding transcriptional regulator, which produces METTIKTIAKITGVSHSTVSRALRGSPLVADLTAERIRKAAQQLDYLPSAAARSLKTKRTHVLGVILSGIADPFFSEVLNGIEGAAHAAGYSLFIGSSNHDADKEARIVQTMLEQRIDGGIICSTPVSIERWRQFPTDRFPIVVVNNQAADHYNFSIYHDDIDGSRQLARHLIELGHKDIAYLGNSHSGKTTLDRLSGLQEEMEYHGLSVSPDHIHYVPGGSLQMGAEGMNYFLSLPNPPTAVMCFNDMLAIGALKACRQAGVRVPDEISVTGFDNIAFSEFSVPPLTTLDQPKYEIGREAAQLLLSLLSEESDLRSHTQGVKVLKGKLLVRATTAKPRKKET
- a CDS encoding 2,3-bisphosphoglycerate-independent phosphoglycerate mutase, whose product is MDNEHEFYGGLSMAAAVQEAYSRGQVDYSMEPLVRVDDRGEPVGLIKDGDGVIFCCRRGEREIELTEAFTEDGFSHFQRVPLNLSDFVILTLYHDKFLHLPVAFAPDAVSNTLGELVSQAGMKQFRCSESEKFAHITVFLNGGRNEPFPGETRKRFPSPKGVAFDQVPGLSLAEVADELIRRVSGPYRLIVTNFANGDVIGHTSNDAAKIECAEIVDHHLNRVVTAALAEELVVIITADHGNLELMRTDAGKAHVAHTSNLVPLIVLDKNSDTELIPEDGRLSDLAPTILAMLDLDPAAEMTGKNLLPGHVWGADRRVLLIILDGWGLGREDETNPIHLADTPFWDALISQHPYSRLSASGEAVGLQAGKPGNSEAGHSNIGAGRVVLQDDTRLDLALRDGSFSSNPVFLKAMQKVKARGSALHLIGLLSEKSSHGSIDYPLALIKMAKEQQLNEVYLHLIFDGRSTEPGSAPVLLKKLDEELRKIGLGQIVTGVGRGLALDRDGNYGKVQLAYEAMVDGIGTVYA
- a CDS encoding tagaturonate epimerase family protein yields the protein MRDDFEGLNIIESSLFTDNDAAYALLQDGGELKLAILETDAGDWQGERIPKNTHSLVIAPKTPHNTALLRKRLPWLNPSLLGLRTSAGMGDRLGWATPGHIRAVRDVGGKIAPIFAQQSIREMNRTGRTAQQVIDDAVWGIFQESWQDGFGADADHLKTEADIDTCLQAGFTFYTIDPGEHVDNRAESASQSTLRELAALLNEDIRPEASGLLGKSINIEGHQLVFDEAQLLKAVVKYGKAVAHVARMYHHLIDRAGSHPVELEVSVDETAQPTSMLEHAYIASELRRLGVNWVSLAPRYCGHFPKGVDYIGDPQAFEADIARHAAVARHFGPYKLSLHSGSDKFNVYEAAMRQTHGLVHLKTAGTSYLEALRTIAELDVDFFKEIYRFARERYTVDRVSYDVFGELENAPHPEQITDWPALLDQFDARQILHVTFGSVLNERDPEGHFRFYSDFARIIKSNRELYASNLERHFIKHLQPFANPLA
- a CDS encoding uridine kinase family protein, whose translation is MDNHHTDQSFVDLLYQRMVAVNAAIAEMEVFEFGYGLETLEPEDGWQSVALEPCVDIERRIKDSAFFYSIALRPMANGKPVMDAQVRALTQTLMVGLATGFYTPEWVRQYFTFDVRGFYFFVRTHYYTDEIISRLGGAPYRQFEPKQKLFEARHAISYREFMEANAEIDRCFMDLVMTLVDILGRPVIIAIAGQTGAGKTEITARLTEYFVSAGQRVTTVEIDHFLLDRDYREARGIDSLGMKALHGDLFKSCLQEVLLGRRVITPSYDFISAMSSHDEMGRRRPGSQEQVIEPAEIIFMEGNFPFIDAEVAKLIGIKAMYLTDDDIRLKRKWRRDMDYRKKYERTYFLNRYFREQFIMLEQVYRPQMAHCDLLVDTTAAALWAIPALQNQLNGRF
- a CDS encoding 2,3-bisphosphoglycerate-independent phosphoglycerate mutase, with the translated sequence MKSFYQDLIRKNSTKIVLVILDGLGGLPRFPGGKTELEQAHTPNLDELAERSSLGLTVPLAPGVTVGSGPGHLAIFGYDPLENAIGRGALEALGVDFALRPDDIAARGNFCTLDKDGTILDRRAGRLASEKSARLVERLREIEIPGVEFFVELVKEHRFAFVMRKAGLGAKLSSSDPLITGVPPLAVRALDDDSKQAAELVNAFIARARQVLEDEQPANGIMLRGFALTPVIPSFKERFGVNAAAIAVNGMYRGVARLAGMQVLDVNGISLADEFTTLEAAWDAFDFFYLHFKKTDTCGEAGDFDGKVRAIEEFDLLLPRLLALNPDVVVIGGDHSSPAVMKSHSWHPVPLLLYAANCRSDGRREFGERACAAGSLGAIPAMQVMPLAMAHADRFEKFGA
- a CDS encoding HAD family hydrolase — translated: MPEISAVFFDLGNTLRFVVKDEAHQLAAKRRIAELIGADDDPDTVYAQLNERYQDYRDWAFETMREAPDDELWTRWLVPELPAEKIAPLGEELTYQYRQANGIRVLEPGAEAVIKTLHQRGYILGIISNLIGTREIPEWLEKDGLAQYFKSVVLSSVLGIRKPNPAIYHRAAWEIGVSPDNCAYIGDNLNRDVTGTHAAGFGLSVIINQPEKLAQVEVTEDNQPNVVLHKFEDLLTLFPKSPQINLVGLRELS
- a CDS encoding MurR/RpiR family transcriptional regulator — protein: MNKANGAQGFNLNQLISDRYPELTKSEKIIANFIRKNQEEAAFLSAGEISERLNLSEATIVRFARKLDFESYPAMRAALQDNFRRRVTHSSRLRGRLQDMVSEGDVLERLTATEIDYLSQAVLSIDRNEMKKAVDLLRQHQRIFVFGLGPSIPLVGLMELRLRRFGKDIVPLICSGRELIESLITLQSTDLVFVICFFDQNPALQLLLDYSRQAGCKTIILTDTLGSILGDCVDVVLAAQRGPVGEFHSLVVPMTVINALLLTYASEEQDQIMPLLDKLDALREKLNRFTSQRNG
- a CDS encoding uridine kinase family protein, yielding MNLYDQEKFSKTLYQRMGDIYPGVKTLALYEFQYCLNNLIPEDGWGSVELSPTSAIEAQIKDLNFYKNIEFKPVKHGSIQLDSQVLHLTRMLLVGLALGDYLPDWVNQNFYFDIRASIFFAHSVDYLPELKDRFGGQPFLQFEQKQHELEVLHEIGYREFTRANKEVDTALMEIVETLTRKLSPPLFLTVIGPTGAGKTEIISRIREHLSAKGLNLETIEMDNFYKDGAFREGKKLDKNLIHYDLFIKAMQAIRAGNSAEIPRYDFLNTTSSHDLNSQLRPGKQSLTIHPADIIFLEGNYPFHEDEVAELVGMKIVYMTRDDIRLKRKWRRDIDLRKKYDSTYFVNRYFRTQFIRAVELYLPLTHACDLFIDTSQAAVWVLPEHQALLADIRK